In one window of Zingiber officinale cultivar Zhangliang chromosome 11A, Zo_v1.1, whole genome shotgun sequence DNA:
- the LOC122031451 gene encoding classical arabinogalactan protein 9-like produces the protein MRQGTRVPVSRHGAGRPRKRTLESLAAESPKTSTGVKLVGQGLTLYGAAGTLGFQTPMVSLEVPTSVVPVIPTPTVFTVPPAVPLAYSTLTPVVPTAYPAPSPLVPTAYPTPPPPVPTAYQAPLPPVPTTHPTPAPAIVVALYPVPPLTAPPAAPTYVDLAVPPAAPAPVYAVAPGIPPPAYPAAPPVVPAPVVPPVPAAVPTHLTDIVTAQARIPALA, from the coding sequence atgaggcaaGGTACACGTGTTCCCGTGTCGAGACATGGTGCAGGACGACCACGCAAGAGGACGTTGGAGTCCCTGGCAGCAGAGTCGCCAAAGACGTCTACGGGGGTTAAGCTTGTTGGTCAGGGACTAACTCTTTATGGTGCTGCGGGCACGTTGGGCTTCCAGACCCCGATGGTttctttagaggtacctacctcggtcgTACCTGTCATACccactcctaccgtatttacggtaccaccagcgGTACCACTGGCATACTCGACACTTACTCCGGTCGTGCCCACTGCGTACCCAGCACCCTCGCCACTAGTGCCTACGGCATATCCGACACCACCACCACCAGTGCCTACGGCGTACCAGGCACCACTGCCACCGGTGCCTACTACTCACCCGACACCCGCACCAGCAATAGTAGTTGCTCTATATCCGGTACCACCACTTACTGCACCTCCAGCCGCACCCACTTATGTTGACCTTGCAGTGCCACCAGCGGCACCTGCCCCTGTTTATGCAGTAGCACCGGGGATACCTCCCCCGGCCTATCCAGCGGCACCACCTGTagtaccagctccagtggttccgccagttcccgcAGCGGTCCCTACTCACCTTACTGATATAGTTACGGCACAAGCACGGATCCCCGCTTTGGCATAA